The genomic interval AGCAGTTCCCCGTCCGAATAGTCGGGGAAGTCGATGTGATGCGCGATGCGCGAGCGGAAGCCCGGGTTGGAGGAGAAGAACCTGTCCATCCGGTCGGCGTAGCCGGCCAGGATCACGACCAGGTCGTCGCGGTTGTTCTCCATCACCTGCAGCAGGATCTCGATCGCCTCCTGGCCGTAGTCGCGTTCGTTGTCGGGCCGATACAGATAGTAGGCCTCGTCGATGAACAGCACGCCGCCCATCGCCTTCTTCAGCACCTCCTTGGTCTTGGGCGCCGTGTGGCCGATATACTGACCGACCAGGTCGTCGCGGGTCACCGAGACGAGATGGCCCTTGCGCACGTAGCCGAGCCGGTGCAGAAGCCCGGCCATCCTCAGCGCCACCGTCGTCTTGCCGGTGCCGGGGTTGCCGGTGAAGCTCATGTGCAGGGTCGGTGTCTCGTGGGCGAGGCCCATCGCCTTCCGCGCCCGCTCGACCAGCAGCAGCGCGGCGATCTCGCGGATACGCTGCTTGACGGGTTTCAGGCCGACCAGTTCCCTGTCCAGTTCGTCGAGGATCTCCGCCACGCCCGAGGCCTTGTACTCTTCGGCGAGGTCGACGGAGGTGACGGGTCCGTCTGCGGCGATTGCGTGTGTCGACATGGCTGGCCGGCCCTTTCCTGTCAGGCGTCGAGGGTCCAGGAGTAGTGCTGCGAACGGCCGCGGACGTCGGTCCGGGTCATCCTCAGCCGGGGTTCCTCCTTCGGCCGGTTGGCGATGAAGGACATGCGAACGGTCTCGAAGCCGCGCGTGGAATCGAAGGCGTTGAGTCGGATGTAGGCCTCGGGATGAGCCTTGCGGCATTCCTTCAGTTCCATCATCACGCCGGCGGCGTCCTTCAGGTCGAACATGGGATTGCCCCACATCTCCCAATAGGTGTTGCGCGGATGCGGGTCGTAGGTGAACTCGATACCGATGGCCCAGTCGTTGCCGAGGCAGTAGTCGACCTGGGCGACGATCTGCTCGTCGGTGAGATCGGGCAGGAAGGAAAAGCAGCCTTGGGTGATGCGCATGGTCGTGTCTCCTTGTGTCGCGGCCGGTCAGGCGACCGCCGGCGTCGGCACGAAGTCCGAGGTGTCGGTCGAGGTGTAGTTGAAGGTGATCGAGCCCCAGGTATCGAGCGCGGCCTCCAGCGGCTTGCACCACTTGGCGGCGGCGCGCAGGATTTCCGGCCCCTCGTTGACGATGTCGCGGCCTTCGTTGCGGGCCAGCACCATGGCCTCGAGCGCCACGCGGTTGGCCGTCGCGCCCGCCTGGATGCCCATCGGATGGCCGATGGTGCCGCCGCCGAACTGCAGCACGACGTCGTCGCCGAACAGGTCGAGCAGCTGGTGCATCTGGCCGGCATGGATGCCGCCGGAGGCGACCGGCATGACCTTCCTCAGGTCGGCCCAGTCCTGCTCGAAGAAGATGCCGCGCGGCAGGTCGACCGCGTTCCGCGTCTCGCGGCAGACGTTGTAGTAGCCCTGAACGGTCAGCGGATCGCCTTCGAGCTTGCCGACGGCCGTGCCGCAATGCAGGTGGTCGACGCCGGCAAGCCGCAGCCACTTGGCGATGACGCGGAACGAGATGCCGTGGTTCTTCTGGCGCGTGTAGGTGCCGTGGCCGGCGCGGTGCATGTGCAGGATCATGTCGTTCTGCCGGCACCATTCCGAGATCGACTGGATCGCCGTCCAGCCGATGATCAGGTCGACCATGACGATCACCGAGCCGAGTTCCTTGGCGAGTTCGGCGCGCCGGTACATCTCCTCCATCGTGCCGGCGGTGATGTTGAGGTAGTGGCCCTTGACCTCGCCGGTCTCGGCGCTGGCCTTGTTGACGGCCTCCATGCAGTACAGGAAACGGTCGCGCCAGTGCATGAACGGCTGAGAGTTGATGTTCTCGTCGTCCTTCATGAAATCGAGGCCGCCCTTCAGGCCCTCGTAGACGACGCGGCCGTAGTTCTTGCCCGACAGGCCGAGCTTCGGCTTGGTCGTGGCGCCGAGCAGCGGCTTGCCGAACTTGTCGAGCCGCTCGCGCTCGACGACAATGCCGGTCGGCGGGCCCTTGTAGGTCTTCACGTAGGCGACCGGGAAGCGCATGTCCTCCAGCCGCGCCGCCTTGAGCGGCTTGAACGAGAACACGTTGCCGATGATCGAGGCGGTCAGGTTGGCGATCGAGCCTTCCTCGAACAGGATCAGGTCGTAGGCGACGTAGCAGAAGTACTGGCCCGGCGTGCCCGGCACCGGGTCGACCCGGTAGGCCTTGGCGCGGTAGCTGTCGCAGGCGGTCAGCCGGTCGGTCCACACCACGGTCCAGGTCGCAGTCGAGCTTTCGCCGGCGACAGCGGCGGCCGCCTCGATCGGATCGACGCCGTCCTGCGGCGTGATGCGGAACAGGGCGATGACGTCCGTGTCCTTGGGCTCGTAGTCGCCGTCCCAGTAGCCCATCTGGGCGTATTTCAGCACGCCGGCCTTGTAGCGTTCCTTGCCTTTGATTTCCTTCATCTTGGCGTCCATGGTCTTGGTCCTTCTGCGTCTGTCTGGTCTGTCGGGCGTCAGGCGGCCCGGGCGGCGGCGAGGCGCGGGTCGAGCGCGCCGCTGGCATAGCGCCTGGCCATCTCGTCCATCGGCACGACCTTGATTTTCGAGGCGTGTCCGGCGGTGCCGAAGCGTTCGAAGCGGTCGCGGCACAGGTCGCGCATGGCGTCCATGGCGGGCTTCAGGAACTTGCGCGGATCGAACTCGCGCGGGTTCTCCTGGGCGATCTTGCGGAACTGACCGGCCATCGCCATGCGGCAGTCGGTGTCGATGTTGACCTTGCGCACGCCGTGCTTGATGCCGCGCTCGATCTCCTCGACCGGTACGCCGAAGGTCTGCGGCATCTCGCCGCCGTAGCGGTTGATGACGTCCTGCAGTTCCTGCGGCACCGACGACGAGCCGTGCATGACCAGGTGCACCGTCGGCAGCTTGGCGTGGATCTCCTCGATCACGCTCATCGCCAGGATGTCGCCGGTCGGCTTGCGCGAGAACTTGTAGGCGCCGTGCGAGGTGCCGCAGGCGATCGCCAGGGCGTCGACCTTGGTGCGCGCCACGAAGTCGACCGCCTGGTCCGGGTCGGTCAGCAGCTGGTCGTGGCCGAGCTTGCCTTGCGCGCCGTGGCCGTCCTCGGCCTCTGCCTCGCCGGTCTCCAGCGAGCCCAGCACGCCGAGTTCGCCTTCCACCGAGGCGCCGACCCAGTGCGCCATTTCGGCGACGCGGGCGGTGATGGCGACGTTGTACTCGTAGCTCGCCGGCGTCTTGGCGTCGGCCATCAGCGAGCCGTCCATCATCACCGAGGTGAAGCCGTGCCGGATCGCGGTCATGCAGGTGGCTTCGTTGTTGCCGTGATCCTGGTGCATGCATACCGGGATGTCGGGATAGATCTCGGTCAATGCGTCGATCATCTTCGCCAGCATGATGTCGTTGGCGTAGGAGCGCGCACCGCGCGAGGCCTGAATGATGACCGGCGCGTCGCAGGCCCTGGCCGCCTCCATGATCGCGAGGCCCTGTTCCATGTTGTTGATGTTGAAGGCCGGGACGCCGTAGCCGTGCTCGGCGGCGTGGTCCAGCAGCTGTCGAAGCGTGATGCGTGCCATGGCTTTGGTCCTCCTCCTCAGGCGCTGATCAGGGTGCGGGCCGCCTCGGCGACCCTTTGCGGCGTGATGCCGAAATGGGCGTAGAGCTGCTCGGCCGGGGCGGAGGCACCGAAGCCGTCCATGCCGACGAAGGCGCTCCAGGTGCCGAGCCAGCGGTGCCAGCCCTGGGCGACGGCGGCCTCGACGCCGACCCGCGGCGCGGTGCCGAGCACGCTCGCCCGATAGCTCTCGTCCTGCCGCTCGAACAGCTCGAAACAGGGCGCGGAAACCACCGCCGCGCGGACGCCGGTCTCCGCCAGCAGCCTGGCGGCCTCGAGGGCGATGGCGACCTCGGAGCCGGTCGCGACCAGGGTGACGTCGCGCCGACCGGCGACGTCCTTCAGCACGTAGGCGCCGCGCGCGGTCAGGTTCTCGTCGCTGTGTTCGAGGCGCACCGCCGGCAGATTCTGGCGCGACAGGCACAGCACCGATGGCGTCGCCTGCGCCAGCACGGCCGTCTGCCAGGCCTCGGCGGTCTCGACCGCATCGGCCGGGCGGAACACCAGCAGGTTCGGGATCGCGCGCAGGCTGGCCAGGTGCTCGACCGGCTGGTGCGTCGGCCCGTCCTCGCCCAGCCCGATGGAATCGTGGGTCATGACGTGGATCGCCCGGACCCCCATCAGCGCGCCGAGGCGGATCGCCGGCCGGCTGTAGTCGGCGAAGGCGAGGAAGGTGCCGCCGTAGGGCACGATGCCGCCGTGCAGCGCCAGGCCGTTCATCGCCGCCGCCATGCCGTGCTCGCGGATGCCGTAATGCAGATAGGAGCCGCCGGCGTCGTCGGCCGTCACCGGCCGCATCGCCTTGGTGCGGGTGTTGTTGGAGCCGGTCAGGTCGGCGGAGCCGCCGACCATCGACGGCACCGCCGCGGTCACCACCTCGAGCGCCATCTCGGAGGCCTTGCGCGTGGCGACCGTCGGCGCGTCGCTCGCCAGGCGGCGCTTGTAGGCATCGACCGCGGCGTCAAGCGCGCTCCGGTCCGGGCCGGCGAGGGCAGCCTCGAAGGCGTCGGTCTTGGGGCTGCGTGCCAGCCGTTCCAGCCAGCGGGCGCGTGCCGCCGCGCCGCGCCGGGCGGCCGCCGTCCAGGCCGCGCGCAACTCGTCGGGGACGACGAACGGCGCGTGCGGCCAGCCGAGCGCCTCGCGCGCGGCGGCGACCTCGGCGGCGCCGAGCGGCGAGCCGTGGGTCGCCGCGGTGCCCTGCTTGTTCGGCGCGCCGTAGCCGATGATGGTGCGGCAGGCGATCAGCGACGGGCGGGCGTCGGCGCGGGCGGCCTCGATGGCGGCGGCGACGGCGGCATGGTCGTGGCCGTCGACGCCCTGCACGTGCCAGCCGGCGGCCTCGAAGCGCGCCTTCTGGTCCATCGAGGTCGACAGGCTGGTGGCACCGTCGATGGTGATGGCGTTGTCGTCCCACAGCACGATCAGGCGGCCGAGGCGCTGGTGGCCGGCAAGGTCGATCGCCTCGTGGCTGATGCCCTCCATCAGGCAGCCGTCGCCGGCGATGACGTAGGTCCAGTGGTCGACCAGGTCGGCACCGAAGCGCGCCTTGAGCATCTTTTCCGCCAGTGCCATGCCGACGGCGGTGGCGATGCCCTGGCCGAGCGGGCCGGTGGTGGTCTCGATGCCGAGCGCGTGGCCGTATTCGGGATGGCCGGCGGTGCGGCTGCCGAGCTGGCGGAAGCGGCGCAGCTGCTCGATGTCCATGTCCTCGTAGCCGAGCAGGTGGTGTATCGCATAGAGCAGCATCGAGCCGTGCCCGGCCGACAGCACGAAACGGTCGCGATCCGGCCAGTCGGCCTGCGCGGGGTCGACCGTCATGAAGCGGTTGAACAGCACCGTGGCGACGTCGGCCATGCCCATCGGCATGCCCGGATGGCCCGAATTGGCCATCTGCACGGCATCCATCGACAGGGCGCGCACGGCATTGGCCATCTGCGCCTCCAGGGCGGGCGAGAAATCGGTCGCGAGCTTGTTCATGGCGCGGTTCCTTGGGTTGTGTCCGTCAGGCGCGGCGCGCCGTGTCGACGAGGCGCAGGATGATCGGCGTCAGGATCAGCTGCATGGCCAGATCCAGCTTGCCGCCGGGGATGACGATCGAGTTCGCCCGGCTCATCCAGCTGCCCTGGATCATCGAGGTCAGGTAGGCGAAGTCGATGCCGCGCGGGCTCTTGAAGCGGATCACGACCAGGCTCTCGTCGGCGGTCGGGATCCAGCGGGCGATGAACGGGTTCGAGGTGTCGACCACCGGCACGCGCTGGAAGTTGATGTCCGTCTCCGAGAACTGCGGGCAGATGCAGTGCACATAGGCGTGCATGCGGCGCAGGATGACGTCCGTCACGGCCTCGGTCGTATAGCCGCGGCTGGCCCGGTCGCGGTGGATCTTCTGGATCCATTCCAGGTTGATCACCGGCACCACGCCGATCTTCAGGTCGGCCTTGCCGGCGATGTCGATGTCCTCGGCGCGCACGGCGCCGTGCAGGCCCTCGTAGAACAGCAGGTCCGAGCCGGCCTCGAACTCCGCCCAGTCGGTGAAGTTGCCCGGCGGCACGCCGTAGCGTTCGGCCTCCTGGTCGTCGTGGACGTAGTGGCGCGTCTCGCCGCGCCCGGTCTCGCCGTAGCGCTGGAACACGCCCTCCAGCCGGTCGAGGACGTTGGCCTCGAAGCTGAAATGGCTGAACGTGTTGTCGCCCTCGGCCGAGCGCCGCTCCAGCTCCCGCTTCATTTCCGCGCGGTTGTAGCGGTGGAAGGCGTCGCCCTCGATCGACACCGAGCGGATGCCCTCGCGCCGGAAGATCTGGTCGAAGGTGTGCTTGACCGTCGAGGTGCCGGCCCCGGACGAGCCGGTCACGGAGATGATGGGGTGCTTGATGGACATGGCTCTTATTCCTCAGGCGCGGAACAGGCCGCGCTGGTCGAACAGCGGCGACTGCGACCGCTCGAAGGCGGGATCGGTGTGGTAGCTGACCAGCCGGGCGACCTTCTCGCTGGAGCCGAAGATCAGCGGCGTGCGCTCGTGCAGGGTGGTCGGGACCTTGTCGAGGATCGGCTGCAGGCCGTCGCTCGCCGCGCCGCCGGCCTGTTCGGCTAGGAAGGCGATCGGCGCGGCCTCGTAGAGCAGGCGAAGACGGCCGGACTCGTAGCCGGGGCGGCGGTCGCCGGGATAGAGGAATACGCCGCCGCGCGAGAAGATGCGGTGCGTCTCGGCGACCAGCGAGGCGACCCAGCGCATGTTGAAGTCGCGCCCGCGCGGACCGTCGGCGCCGGCGATGCAGTCGTCGATGAACAGGCGCACCGGTGCGGTCCAGTGCCGGTAGTTGGAGGCGTTGATGGCGTATTCGCGCGTCGTGGCCGGGATGGCGAGGCCCGAGCGGGCCTGCTTGAAGCTCCGGTCGGCGGGATCGAGCACGAACAGCTCGACGCCGTCGCCGAGCGAGACCACCAGCGCCGTGTGCGGGCCGTAGATGACGTAGCCGGCGGCGATCTGCCGGCGGCCGGGAGCGAAGAAGGAGGCGCTGGCGCCCTCGGGCGCGGCCGGCAGGATCGAGAAGATCGTGCCGATGGAGACGTTGGCGTCGATGTTCGAGGAGCCGTCGAGCGGATCGACGGCGACCGCGAGGTCGCCGGCCGGGTCGAGGGTCAGGATGGCGTCCTCCTCCTCGGAGGCATAGTAGGCGGTGGAGGTTTTGGTCAGCGCCGCCAGCACGGCGTCGTTCGCCTGCACGTCGAGCTGCTTCTGCTCGTCGCCGTCGGCATTGGCGCCGCCGGTCGCCTGGCCGAGGGCGCCGGCAAGCGGCCCGAGTGCGACGAGGCCGGAGATTGCCGCCGCCGCCTCGGCCAGCGCCAGCACGGCCCGCGCCGCGGAGGCATGAGCGTCCGTCCGCTCGAGATAGGGCTTGAGGCAAAGCTCCAGCGTTCGGCCCATCGCTATGGGCCGGCAGGTCGGCTCGGACATCTTGGTGTTCCTCCCCGCGGTCGTGCGCCGCGTCAGGGCTCGACCATGTCGGACTGCGACCAAAAAGAAAATTTAAAAATTTGGAATGTTGTGTTAGAAAAATTTAATGTCGGATCTGCGAAGCCTCACCCTCAAGCAGTTGCGCGCCCTGACTACGACCGTCGGGCAGGGCACCGTCACCGGTGCGGCCAAGGTGCTGCACCTGACCCCGCCGGCGGTGACGACCCAGCTGAAGACGCTCGAGTCGATCGTCGGTGCGCCGCTGTTCGAGCGCGGCGCCGAGGGCTTCCTGCCGACCGAGATCGGCGCCGAGCTGCTGCGCGCGGCCGAGGCGATCGACACGCGCCTGGCGCTGGCGCAGGAACGGCTGCAGGCGCTCAAGACCGGCGCCGCCGGCACCGTCGTCGTCGGTGTCGTCAGCACGGGCAAGTATTTCGCCCCGGCGATCATCGCCGCGTTCCAGAGACGGCACCCGGACATCCGGGTCAAGCTTGCGATCGGCAACCGCGAGGCCGTCATCGCGGCGCTGGAGCGCGACGAATACGATCTCGCCGTCATGGGCCGCCCGCCGCCCGGCGTCGCGGTGCATCAGACGGTGCTCGGCGACCATCCGCATGTTCTGATCGCCCCACCCGATCATCGCCTTGCCGCCGATCCCGACATTCTCGCCGAGGACCTGCTGAAGGAGCGCTTCCTCGCCCGCGAGCCGGGCTCCGGGACGCGCCTCCTGATGGAGCGTTTCCTCGACCGCATCGGCCACGGCCGCGCCTTCGAGGTCGTCGAGATGGGCACCAACGAGACGATCAAGCAGGCGGTGATGGCCGGTCTCGGGCTTGCCGTCATCTCCGCCCACACCTGCTACTCGGAACTGCGCGAGGGCAAGCTGGTGGCGCTGCGCCATGTCGGCCTGCCGCTGCTGCGGCAATGGTTCCTGATCCGCCGTGCAGACCGTCAGCCCAACCGGGCGGCCGAGGTGTTCGAGGCCTTCCTGGTCGAGCGGCGCACCGACTTCATCCCCCGCCTGTAGCGGATCGTCGGCAAGGGCCGTCGCCCCGGGCGCGTGCAAGGCACGGCCTGCCACTCCTCCCGGGAGGTCATTCCGGGCGAGCGCAGCGAGACCCGGGATCCACTCGTTGCCAGGGCGGTCGGTTCAACCCACCAGCACCGCGCCCACTCCGCCGCTGCGGTACCGCGCCCCTTCCGTCCCTTCGGCAAGCGGCTCGGCGAGTAGGCCCCGGCTCTCCGCTGCGTTGCGGCCGGGGCGAGGTCCGAAGCGCGGGCTACGCGCGGGGGACGGGGAGGACGGGGGCAACCGCGAGCTCAGGCGAAGGCCAGCAGGTCCGGCCGCAGCACCAGCACCGCGCCGAGGCCGAGCAGCACGACGCCGCCGATCAGATGGCTGAAGCGGGCATATTGCCCGGTCAGCCCGCTGACCCGCAGCGCCACCATCGCGGTGACGAAGATCGCCGCGTCGTCGAGCAGGAAAACGACGACGTAGAGCAGCAGGTAGGCGTGGTGGAGGACCGCCGGCAGGTCGTTGAGGGCGAGCACCTGGGTGTAGACCGCCGGGATGCCGGCGGAACACAGGAGCTCGATCAGGTTGACGGCGACCGCCAGCGTCATGATGCCGACGACCGAGACGACGAGGTTCTTTCCGTTGACCGCCGCGCGCATGGACGCCATCACGCGCGAGCGCTGTTCCGGGCTGGTGACCCGGCAGGCGGCATCGGGCTGCGTCCAGTATTCGCGCAGGAACAGGACGCCGGCGCCGATCGCCAGCACGCCGATCGCTGCGCGCAGCCAGGCGACCGCGCCGAGGAACAGGATCAGGTTCAGCCAGGCGGCCATGACGGCGAAATACATCGCGGCGGTAGCGAACAAGAAGGCGCCGCCGAGGATCCACATGCGGCGCCGGTCGTCCAGCCCGAGCAGCAGGCCGATCAGGAACACCAGCACCCACATGGCGCAGGGATTGAAGCCGTCGACGGCGGCCATGACCACGGTCAGCGCGGCCAGCGACAGGCTGGCGGTGTCGAGGTCGCCGACGAGCGGCAGGCGCACGGTCGGTGGCAGCGCGGGCGCTGTGCCCTCTCGTTGACCTGTCCCGGCTCCCGGATCGGGGCCGCCGCCGGCCGGTCGGCTGCCGTGCCCGGCGGCGACCGTCTGCGTGTCGTCGCGGTCGAGCGCGCCGAAGGCGAAGCCTGCGACCACGTCCGGACAGCCGTCGCGCAGGCACTGGCGGATCGCCCGCTCGTAGGCCGCACGGCTGCGGCCGCCCGACAGGTGGCCGAGGAACGACATGTCGCCGATGACCACCAGCGGCACGGCGGCCTGGTCGTGGCCGAAATGGGCGAGGCTGCGCTCGAACCAGCGGGCCGGATGCGGGCTCGCGCCGTCGATGTAGAGCGTCACCAGCGAGATCCGCCGGTCCTCGGCGGCCAGCGCCGACAGGTCGCTCGCCGCCGAGCGGCAATAGGGGCAGCCCTGCTGCGCGAACAGGTAGACCCTGAGGCTGCGGCTGCCCTCCGCGCCGGCCGGCGCCGGTGCGAGCGCCCAGCCGCTCAGCAGGGCGACGAGGACGAGGAGCTTTGCGACGGCGTGCATGCGCGGGTCCGGGCTTGGAAGACGGTCTCGTTCAGATAGGCGATCCTCCCGGCTTCGGCCTTGATTCAGGGCAAGAGCCGGTCGGTGCCGTCTTAGGCGAAGGCGACGTCGAGGACCATCATCAGCACCAGCCCGACGGTGATGCCGAGCGTCGCTTCCTTCTCGTAGCCGTGGCGGTGCGTCTCGGGAATGATCTCGTGGCTGATGACGTAGAGCATTGCACCGGCGGCGAAGGTCAGCGCCCAGGGCAGCACCAGGGTCGACAGGCTGACCGCGGCGGCGCCGACGAGGCCGGTCACCGGCTCGACGAGGCCGGTCAGGGTGGCGACACGCACCGCCTTGCCCCTCGGATAGCCGGTGGCGAGCAGGGTGAGCGCGACGGCCAGGCCCTCCGGGGCGTTCTGCAGGCCGATGCCGATGGCCAGCGGCAGCCCGGCCGTGAAGCCGTTGGCGCCGAAGCCGACGCCGACCGCCAGGCCTTCTGGAAGGTTGTGCAGCGTGATCGCGAACACGAACAGCCAGATGCGCGCCAGTTCGCGCGCCTCCGGGCCCTGTCGGCCCTGGACGAAGTGCTCGTGCGGCACGACCTCGTTCAGCACCGCCATGCAGCCGGCCCCGGCGAGGATGCCGACGGCCGCGATGCCGGCGGCGAGCAGGCGCGAGCCGTACAGGTCCGTGGCAGAGTCGATGCCGGGCAGGATCAGCGACAGGAACGACGCCGACAGCATGACGCCGGCGGCGAAGCCGAGCAGCACGTCGTTGGTGCGCTTGGAGACCGAGCGCCCGAATAGCACGGGCAGCGCGCCGAGGCCGGTCATCAGGCCGGCCGCTAGGCTGCCGAGGAAACCGATCAGGACCGGGGACATGGGGGCCGCGCGTCTTGTCTGGTGCCGCAGGTCGTCATTGCCGCCACCCTACCACCTTCCGGCGGTGCGGGGATAAGTGCGCCTGCGGCGTCGGTGCGCCGCGGCCGCTTCTGCACAGGATTCGCCTGCGATCCCGCGCCTTTGCGGCAATCCCGGGCTACGCGTTTGCCCAATCATTGTCGTGTCACAAAAAACGCTGATAGACTTGCCGTCCATGTATCGGGCGCCCGTCGGGCGCGACAGGATCGAAGGAAAGCACTCTTGCTCGATCGCAAGTTTCTTCTCGGTGCGGCGGTTGCTGCCGGCGCCCTGCTCTTGGTTCCCGGCGTCGCGAGGACCGTGATCCGGGTCGTGCGGCCGGCCGTCAAGGGCGCGGCCAAGGCCGGTGCCGCCGCCTATGCCGCCGCCCGGAACGCCGGCGCCGAGGTCTACGAGGATCTGGAGGATCTCGCCGCGGAGGTGAAGGAGGATCTTCACGCCGCCGCAGCCGAGGCGCAGGACGCGGCAACCGCCGAGGCGCCGGTCGAAGCCGGCAAGGCCTGAGGCGGCCATGGCCGGAGCGGCCGACCCGACCGCCGCCCGGGGGCAGGCGTCAAGCGGACAGGAACCCAGGGTGCAGGAACCCAGGGTGCAGGCGTACTTGGTGCACCGGACCGCGACCCGCCTGCGCTTCCGCGTTCAGGTCCTGCACCGCAAGGCCGGCCTCGCCGAGGACCTCGCCGATCGCATCGCCGGGGTCGAGGGCGTCAGCCGCGTCCTCGTCCGGCCCGGCACCGGCAGCGTCATCGTCGAATGCGATGCCGCCGACGCCGTTTTCGAGCGGCTGACCGGATCCGGACCGTTGCGGCTGCGCCGGCCGCCGAAGCCCGTCCCGGTTGGCGTGCAGGCCCGCTTCGCCGTTGCCCTGGTCGACCGGGCGATCGCCCGATCCTCAGAAGGCCAGTGGGACCTGCGCTCGGCGGCCGTGGCGCTGCTGACCGCCGCCGCGCTGTACCAGCTGGTACGGGGAAACCTGTTCGGACCGGTGACCACCCTGTCGCTCAATGCGCTGTCGTTGCTCGGCTCTCTCGACGGCGGCGCGGGGGAGGGCGGCTCCAACGGCGACGGCGGCGCCTGAGCGGAGAGGCGCCGGCGACGTGACGGAGACCTTTGGCGGACTGCGTGCAGGTGGCCGGACATCCTCAAGACACTCTTAGGACAGGTTCAGGACGGTTTCAGGACGCGGGCCAGAGGGGGGCTGCACCCTTCCCGCCGCTTTCCGGCGGTTTTTCTCCAGGGCTCTGGCCGGCGCCTGTCTATGAAGTCAAGTCTATGATATCGCTTGTATTTTCCCAAGGAGGGTCGATC from Polymorphum gilvum SL003B-26A1 carries:
- a CDS encoding ZIP family metal transporter, producing the protein MSPVLIGFLGSLAAGLMTGLGALPVLFGRSVSKRTNDVLLGFAAGVMLSASFLSLILPGIDSATDLYGSRLLAAGIAAVGILAGAGCMAVLNEVVPHEHFVQGRQGPEARELARIWLFVFAITLHNLPEGLAVGVGFGANGFTAGLPLAIGIGLQNAPEGLAVALTLLATGYPRGKAVRVATLTGLVEPVTGLVGAAAVSLSTLVLPWALTFAAGAMLYVISHEIIPETHRHGYEKEATLGITVGLVLMMVLDVAFA
- a CDS encoding DUF5132 domain-containing protein, with the protein product MLDRKFLLGAAVAAGALLLVPGVARTVIRVVRPAVKGAAKAGAAAYAAARNAGAEVYEDLEDLAAEVKEDLHAAAAEAQDAATAEAPVEAGKA